In the genome of Corvus cornix cornix isolate S_Up_H32 chromosome 7, ASM73873v5, whole genome shotgun sequence, the window CTCTGTCCTTCAGCGTGCCCGAgactgctgtccctgctggagGGAGCCTGTGGTGtgtcctgtcctgctctgccctggccctgccccagctctccagccagTCCTGGCGGGACAACCTGCCTGTGGTCCCTCTGGGGGTGATGGGCTTTGGGGAGGGTCAGGAGAGGTTTGTTAGTGACTGCTGGAAAGCTCCATGCTCAGAGGACTGGGACTGTTGGTGGCCAGGTTTGGATGCCTGGCGTACTCTCTGCAGCCATGGTGTGTTTCAGTTGTTCACTTTCTCCTAATTTCTCAATCAGAGAACGGAATGTTTTAAGGGAATTGTTGTGCTTGAGTAAACAAAGGAGTCATGTTCATTACTGGATTAAAGAGTGCCTTATTTTGAAAGTTTGGGAGCACATTTTCCTCCAGCCTCTTTGAGCCTCTAACTCCTTGACAGTCACCTTACTCCATTCCCCGGTTTCCAGCGTGGTGGGAGTCCCAACTTCCACCCCATGACAGTGCATCACCAATGGCATTGCCAGGACTGTCCTCAGGAATTGTCTGGGGAGGGAGTAAACATTTCTTGCTGCATATAGGGACTGCAGAATTTCAGTCAATAATTGcaaattcttcctcttctttcatgATGTAAAATTGCTCTGTGGGAGGGGAAGCAGTTCAAAGGTGGTGCTGGCTTGAATAGTGGGAGGACGATCTTCCATCATTGTGCTGTTATTCCTCTGGTCTGTAAGCTGAGGGGAGTGTCTTGCTGGCCCCTCTGGAACAGCAGCTGAGGCAAATCAGAGCAGAAATGGTCCAGATGTGTAATGTGAAACTTGGTATACATTGCCAGTGGCTGTAGATGGACTGGTTATGAAGCTGACATGGACaattttttccagtggaagGAGATGTCAAGAATaaccaggagcagcactggggcttTCCTGATGGAGCAGCAGGGATAAGGCACAAATTCTGGAGAGTGCTGTGTCCCTGAGGATGTGAGTAGGGATGGGGATACAGGCTTGGTGGAGCAGGAGTGGTTGCACAGGTGTCTGTGAGGAGCTCTGTGGGAGGCACAGCGGGGATGTGACACAGGGAGAGAGCTGGAGGGGTTTGTCACCTCCCCTGCTCCGTGGGACGGGAGTGGGAAAAGCGTGGATGTTCCCAGTGGCACGTTCAGAAGGGCCCAGGCTCCTCCCCTGATTCCACAAGAGCTGAGGCAGCTGTAGTAGCACAGGTGCAagaaacctgtatttttataGTTATGCTCAATCATCTTTCTGCTCTGTTAACAAAGGGTTCTGGATGGACAGAAATGCTCTTGAAAACAGGGCCAGGGATTTGTATCTGGTTTGTGATTTCTATCAATTTTTCTTCATGAGAAGTCAGCcaacagcacaggcaggtgTCTGAGGAACCTGGGCTTCTGCTTTTGTAGAATTATATTTAAAAGTGGTCTGTGAAAGTCTTCTGCGAGGAAAGCATCTTGTCTTTCCCAAAACTCCAACTCTGATCTTGTCTCTGAACAGATTCAGCtacagttttccttcttttcctctgtgtgtgagCAGCATTCGGTGGTGCAGCGCCCTTGTCATTCCAGCAATGGCTGTCTCAGTTTGGTCAGGGTGAGGGTCAACCATCCTCAACTCTCCCCATGTTTGTGGGGCTCAGGGGCCCCCCTGGAGCTGCTTGGGATATGCAGGGACAGTTTTgatcagctctgctctcaggcaATCTGCAAATACAGAGTATGGATAGATCTGTCAGTTATCCACTGCAGATGATGTAATAAGgataattttccattttattttaggctgtgagaaaggaagaaaaacaccatAATGACGTGTCTAAAGCCCCGAAGACACTTGCAATAATCTTAGACTCATTTCCTcaataatgcttttattttgcagttttggtGATGATgtgtctgttttccttctgctagATCTCTAATTTATTTGGATCTGATGAGtcttgctccctgcagcagttctgggaCCAGGGTAATGTCTTTAAGGAGATATttgcctgctgtgctgtgtgtgaagGATGGTGCTCACTCCTGTGCCGAGGgagagctgaggcagcagctcctggcacaccTGCACCCAGGATAAACACGGACATACCGTGCCAAGGAAGTTTATTGTGGGCCCGAGCTGAAGATGAACACCATGAGCTGTTATTTGAGAAGGGTGGTACAGGATGGAGATTGTTGTAAGGGAAGCAAAGAGtgtcacagaaacagaaatcagaTTTGTGCTGATGTCTGTCAGCACTTCTGCGCTCCTCCAGGGACTCTGAGATtgcagaatcatggaatggtttaggCTGGACAAaccctctgagatcattgagcCCAGCTGTACCCCCAGCACTGAcaagcccaccactaacccatgttTTACTTTTCAGCTCTTATccttaaataaaagaaagcccttctccttccccccagtTCCAAAAGAAACTGAAGGATTATGGCTAAAATTATTCTCCTGAGTAGAGCAGGGCTGAGTCTTGCAGAGTTGGAGCTGACCCAGAAAGGGTTGCCCGGACAAGGTGCCTCACCTGAGGAGACATGGGGAGGAGGAGTCTGTCATTCTGCCCGTGTTCATCCTGGGGTGCTGTGCCTCGGTGACCCCGGCTCGGTGCTCTCCAGtcagctctggcacagctggggtgTTGCTGGTGTGAGCTGGTGACTGGGATGGGCAAAGGGTGCCGTGGTTTGGgagtcagcagcagctttcacGAGAACTACTTTTTGGGGTGGTCAGTCTTCTCCACCACACAAGACAAATGACATCTATGAAAGTCCCTGGGACCAAGATTTAGAAACTTATTGTCTGTGAATGTTGGGGACTTGTGCTGTTGGGGGTGTCCTGGCACCAGCTTCCTCCTGCAGGCCAGGGccccattcagcagcagctggcaggcCCAGCTGGCACGGTGTCCTCgaggctctgctgtgccagggtctcGTCCCCACCGCTGTCCCCTGTTTGCCAGGCCTGCAGTGCGTGTGCCAGCTGTGCGAGCACACCAACTTCACCTGCCACACGGAGGGCGCCTGCTGGGCCTCGGTCATGCTGACCAACGGGCGCGAGGAGGTGGTCAAGTCCTGCGTCTCCCTGCCGGAGCTGAACGCCCAGGTCTTCTGCCACAGCTCCAAGAACATCACCAAGACCGAGTGCTGCTACACCGACTTCTGCAACAACATCACGCTCCGCCTGCCCCTCGGTgagtgccagcccagccccagtgcTCGTCTGAGCTCCAGAGTGCTCAAACCCCGTGCAGGGAACACGACTGCAGGAGCCGGTCCTTGGGGGCTTTAGAGGCTGTCTGTAAAACACAGCTGGTTTTGTCCCAGCTTGTTTCAGACAGCAAAACACAAACTGCGGCTCTGTTTGTGGCAGAGGGAATTTCTTGCATGTCTAAAGCTATCCTAAAGGCTGGCTTCGATGTCCTACAAGCACAGGGTCACCTCGGGGGCAGGAGGGGTGGAGGACCCTAAGCCACTGCTGGGGACCTCTTTGGCTGATGCGGTTTCAGCAATCTGAGCCTGGGGGGGCTGTGGTTGGTGTGAGCAGCCTGTGAGGCAGCATCACATCAGTGTCACAGAGTTTTGCTcagcagggatgagcagctGTGAGATTCCTGGTCCTaatgagagggaggaaaaaggcaCTTCCAGGGCCTCTGTGTATTACCCAGCCGGTGCAGTGCACGAGTCTGCCAGGCTCGAAGTTTCGTAATTAAGTTGATTTGgtgctttctaaaaataaatatttatactatttttagtataattttaatttaatttttttgattCTTCTTTCCAAGATTTGTGTTTATtccagactttttttaaaaaggtgtaAAATATACTATTTTATCAGATAATACCTTTTTATGTACTTACACCGGTAAGACATGTTGCAGGTAAGAAAGATGCAAATTAATACACAATTTACAATTATAACTTGAATTTAAGACACTATCATGTAGTTCTTAATGGAATTTGAATGGCTGTTTCTGGGCAGACCatgggggagctgctgtgggagcctTGGGCACTGTCACCTCCTGGTGAACCCTGGTACCAACCTCATGTGTGCTGTGGGGCGGGAATAAGGAtcatttgaatgtttttcttgcagttGACCACGGAAGGGACACACTAATTGTGGTCATGCTCTAGAAATAAAGTGCCATGGTGGTTTTTCCAAGTTGGGATGAAAGCTGCTATTTCtagaggagcagcagagggcaCATCTGTTGTCCCAGCACTCGGACTTGCAAAACCTCTCGTTTCATATTTCAGTAccccaaaaaaaagaattcttatCCTGAGACCTTTACTCTACAGATTTAGGGGAGGGAGCTCATGTCAGTTGGAATTGTACCAGTGCCAGTGTGGTTTCTGTGCTGGCCTATCCTCACAGGGTTCATGTTGTTGGGAAGCTGCGTGGGGACAGCTCCAGGGTCAGGCCCTTGTCTCACACGTGGCCAGTGGCACTTGGGACAGACACCTTGATAGGGAAGGTCTACTGTGCTTTACCTGTATCATCTGTCTCCATCTCCATCTCTATCTGTCTCTATCTACCTCTATAGATAGAGTCTAACTATATCTCTGTCTCTCTATTTCTATGTCTATCTCTATTTTCTGTATCAAGCtccttatatatatatatatctctctacctttgtgtatatatatatatatatttccttatGTGTATATACATTGTATACCTACCCACTTACCTGCTGACCTGTTTAGTCTGTCTCCATTATGCAAATTCTAGTTTAAAAGTGGAGCATGTGGGCATGAAAAACTTGCCTTTAGGCAGGAGCGGCTctcctggaggaggagaagcccTGAGGAGGTCCAGCAAGGTGCCCATCCCTGCTAGGTGAGGCTGGATCTTTGTGTCCTGCTGGGACACAAACCCACCCTTCAGCTCTTCTCCATGAAGCTGACCTGCTTCAGCTCAAAGGttggatgggcttggagcaacctggactaATGGGAAGTGTCCCAGCCCGTGGCAGGGACTTGGAACCAGctgagttttaaggtccctcccaacccaaaccatggTGGCATTCTGTGACTGTCTGTACTTACCAAAGGTTTGTGTTGTGAAGGAGTGCCCAGAGAACAGTGAGATGACCCACAGGGTGAGGACCTCTGAGGGCAGAGAGCAGTGTATGGTTTGGTGCCTGTGCCTGAAttcccatggcagagctgcaggtggcaatgcctgccccagccagcacagggctcaGGGTCAGGGCCTTGGGTGACAGGAGCTGACTTTCCTTTgagtggtttatttttgtttggttggctttttggtgtggtttttttttttttaacaatgtaTGAAAATCTTTAAAGACAGGTTAAACCTGGATCTCTGCTTTTATATCCTCCTTCTTGTGGGCAGGGATTTCATTGCATATTCTACATTAGCAGGtgaaaatgtcaaaatgcaGGATGAGTTTGCagtaattgggttttttttctgtgtcaccTTAGATTTCTTTCCAGGTTTCTGCTGGTTTAACTGGGATACTTTCTGCCCCAGCAGGTGACTTGATGTGAGCTTCCCCtgtcacagcagggctgcagaaagcaccttgtgtgctgctgccacGAGGGACCTCCCCGTGATAAATTGTCCCTTGCACATCCCTCGTTCTGGTTTTCTCTGCAGAACTCACCACCATGCCCTCAGCGTGCAACAGGCTGGTTTCAGGAGTTGCTAGTCAGACCTAGATTTTTCCAGCCACAGATTTGTGTCTCACAGGATTTTTGGGCCGTATTTGAGATCTGGGAGACGGAGTTTATGATCTCTGCCCCCCCCAGTGGTGAGTGGGGTCTGTTACGgtagaatttaattttagattCTAGCCcaaactgtatttttgaaatGGTTCTAATGTATTCTGTAGAGCTGACTAGAGCCTCCCCATTAAGAGAATacaatagatttttttactaCATTGGAAAGAATATGTAATTTTGCCCCCTGAGTAGCCCAGGAACACACACAGTTCGGGGCTTGTGGAAGCCTTATAGTGGAAGCTTTACAGTGTCAAAAGCAAATGCTGTGTGTGAGAATGACTTTTCCattggagggaaaaaatcacttcctttttttgctgcCTGCAAGTACTATTTTGTTTATGCAAGTTGGACCATAACCGCCCCGCATTGTGCAACTGCTGAGTACTGCCAGATGTGCTGCTTTTGGTTCACACATGGCAACATGTCTCAGCTTCTATTCTTGGTTAGTCAGTCAATGAACAGTACATTTGAAATTGGATTGCAAAATGTTGTGATTAATGGTGGTGTTTTGCTGGGTTTGGGTGGTCATGAGGAGTTGTCTGATTTCCCCAGGAGTCTGACCTTTCCCAGCTGTTGTGGCTGTCCCTAGGCTGATGGTTtgtgctgggcaggaggtgTGTTTGTGGTGTTTGGTTTGAGCTGTGGGGAGCCCCACGACCCCTGAGGGCTCCTGGTCTTGGGGCACCGTGGTGCAGAGGTCAGGGTTGAAGATGGCCCACACTGAccagagcacaggagctgcagcgCTGGTTTGCCCCCAGCCTCGACGTGCGCTCCGTGAGGAGCTGGAAAGGGTCTGAGCAGTTGCCACCAGCCTCGACCTGCACTTGGTCTTTGTTACAGCCAGTAGACTAAAGGATGACAAAGGAGGTTTCTGGTTGACTCCTTCCAAGGAACCCCTCTAGACCATCAGGATCTCATCATTCTCTGAGAACTCAGTGGAGACTCCCTGCAGTCTGGCCCAGCCACCACAGCTTCCAGCCCCACTGCAAACTTGCCTTCTGCCCTGGAGATCTCCCAcctcagcagcatcccaggggACCCGTGAGCAGCCCTGAGCTCCACTTTACTCTGAGCAGTTGTGACTTGCAGTTGTGAAGGCTGTGTCTGCCTGTATTCCTGGAGCTGGGTGTCACCCTCCGAGAGTCCTTGGCTTtgcctctgcagtgctgtgacatCCCGCTCTGCATTCCCGGGATGGCTGGGAGCATCAGGGTCTCCGTGatccctccttctctccaccTGAGGtcactcctgctcctgccccagggtgTCAGAACACTCTCACTGgccctctctgcctgctgtggtCCCTTCAGCCTGGCTCCCAAAATGGTGTATGGGAGGGAAAGGACTCCAAAACGCAGCGCTGTTGCAGCTCTCCCGCAGCCTGCTCCACGAGTCTGTGCTGATACCAATTGTGCCCGTACACATTGTCAGGGAAAGCGCATCACATcacttttctgttaaaattgCAGACTTTTTTCCCTGGTAATAATGGtattgttgctttttttaagcATATACTGAGAAATTTTTCTCTGCCCCTTAAAATCCTGCTATAACCCGAATTTCAGAGGTTTATGGTGTACAAACTGCGCAAAGTGCACTGCAGTTTATAGACTGTTACATCCCAGGATGTATTGTGTCCTTGTCCTGCGGGCCAGTCCGTGAGGATGCCCTTCCCAGTCCCTTCCCACCAGCCCAGTTCTTGCTGTTCAAAGTTTCCTGatgattttccttttgttactgTTTGCAGTGGCCTAAGGACAATAAACTTCTATTTTGTTCATTTAGTGTTATGCTGGTTTTCAGCAGTTGGTGGGAAGAGCTGACATGGTGTGGTCAGTGTCTCGTGTGTGTTTGTCTTCACCAGCCCCTGCCGGGGATGAATGAACCTCATTGCTACCGGGAATGAGCCTGAcgagccctgcagggaggatgCTGGTTTGGATGGCACAGGGGAAGTGCTGAACAGCCAGGGGACAGCTCATGCCCTGCACTCTACCCTCTGTGAGCCCGTGTGCCCCggccagcacagagccagtcCCGCTGCTTTACACATGTCCTggggggcagggctggctcgGCGAGGCACTGGGGCTCCTAGGGCAGGGGATCTCTCCATACTGTACTTCACCCCTGTTTCAGGGAAACATCAGCCCTgtggaaacagaatgaaaaacgTTTAGGAGATCCCAGCATGTCAGTTAACAAGCAGCAGTTCCAAGGAGGCATCCTGCTCGTAAATCCTCTTACAAACCTCCCACGTCACCCCTGAAGCATCCTCTTGAAGTCATTAAAGGAAAAACCTGTGAACAAAATGTACCAGCTTTGTGTTCAGGAAGGTTGGAGTTGTTCTGGTGAATAGATGTAGTATTGACTGGAGGAAGGGTGCTGAGGCCGTTGGCTGCTGCATTTGAGAGCCCACGTCGTTTTTGTCACTCTCAGACTCCAGGTTGTGGTGTGCACGTGGCCCAGCCTTTCCCTGAAGGAAAAGAGTGACCTTGCATGGGGTGGAGTTCATGATTCTTACATCTTCTGCAGCCCTGAGATCCCGTTTGAACTCATGGTTCTGAGTGTTGAGGTTTTTTAATGGGTCatatttctggtttgttttatttgcagggaaagtgctggtcgatttttattttaaaacttatttaaaattttggggACATTAAGGGAATCATGTGTATGTGTTCATGTGCAAGTGAATCCCTTAGCAGTGTCTTCCTCGGGCTTGATACAGAGCTGGGGCGGTGGTCGGAATGCTGGCCTGAGACCAGGCTTCCTGCTCAGAGGGTGTGTGGGGAAAGGCTCCGTGGCCGGCAGTGCTCTGTTCTGcctcctgctcagcacagctgtgggaaAGCATCGATCTCAGTtggtcactgctctgcagcccctcgCTCGTGTCCCTTCCCAACGCCGCTCTCCCGTGTGTCTCCCAGCAGCGTCGGAGGCTCCCGGCAGAGCGGGGCCGCGCTCGGCGGTGCTGGCGGTGGCGGTGGCGGTGCCGGTGTGCGCGGTGCTGCTGGCGGCGGTGCTGGCGGCCTGCTCGGCCCGGGGCTGGCGGTGCTGCGCCCGCCGCGGGGCCAAGCCCCCCAACGTGGAGGAGCCCCTGTCCGAGGGCAACCTGGTGAGCTCCGGGAAGACGCTGAGGGATCTCATCTACGACATGACGACCTCTGGCTCTGGCTCCGGTACGTGGGGTGCTCTGCCCGCCACCGTGGGTTTAGTGCTGCTGCTTGTGGCCACCCCTCACGGCAGCGATGGGCTCTGGGTGCTCTTCTTCTGTCAAACCGCAAAAGTTCAGTTCTTTGTTGGAATGGAGGAGTTAAAAAAGTGAACTCAGAAATCAGAATCAAGTGTGAaacccagtgctgctggccGATGTGACATGGCTGATCATGAAAGGTACTAAACCCACCTGGGCAGGTCAGGATGCTGCTTctcaaatattttgtgtttcataGCAGAATAATGTTCCTTCAAATTCTTGTTTTGAGCAGAACATCCAtctttttagcatttttcccatttctggtATCTTGCCTACTGTGATGCTTCCATTGCTACTGAGAACTTGTTAAACCAAAGAAACCTAAAAATGAGGTGGGAATTCACAAATTCCAGGTCACTGGGCCAGTGGCATGTCTGGGGTGTATAGCCCAACTTTCCTTAACTAGAACTTTTAttgcaaaatatgtaaactatgcttgcttttatttataaGTAAAAAATGTACAAATGGTGcctaatttaattaatttccatgAACTGCATACCTCTGAGGATTAAGTGGTTGTTCTTCCCTAATGCTTTTTCACAGCTCTAGTGAGCAGACTTTGGCTTTATTTATTCTGAAGTTTTAGCTGTTCCCAGCCATCCCTGAGCCAGGAACAGGGCTGGACTTGAGCAGAGCCAGAGCCCCGTGCACCAAGGTGATTTGTTCTGATTTCAGCCAAAATCAAGGTcgcagttatttaaaaaaaaaaaggtaaaaaaatttaacaatTCCTTGTTTTAAGGCCCCAACAAACACAGAATCAAATCAAACCAGGCAGGATTTGTGGCTGGCAAAGCACAATGGAGCTGctataataatttattttaattttcaaaaatttcagccagagcagagcaactAATTGACTGCAGGACAGCTGCAGTCTGTATCAAACCAAATTGAGTAGTTCAGGccaaattttaaagtttttactGGGGTTTAAGAAAGTTTTTTATATGTACAGAGACTGGGAAGTAACATTAAGAAGCCTGATTTGAGGAGATATTGGTTGGGACAGGATTTTCCCTTGATAGTCTAGGAAAGCAAGGCCATGAGTGTAGCTCAGTGGGAAAGGTCAGTGTTGGGGTTTGAAGGTCCCAGCTGAGCTATTTCACAGGTACCTGTCTCTCCTCTTAACTAGGTCTGCCTCTGCTTGTCCAGAGAACTATCGCAAGGACTATTGTCCTGCAGGAGATTGTGGGAAAAGGCCGATTTGGCGAAGTCTGGCGTGGGAAGTGGTGCGGGGAGGATGTAGCTGTGAAAATCTTCTCCTCCAGAGACGAGCGGTCCTGGTTTCGGGAGGCAGAGATTTACCAGACGGTCATGCTGAGGCACGAAAACATCCTGGGCTTCATTGCTGCTGACAACAAGGGTAAGCGGCGAGGCGTGCGCGGCACCGCGGGGCTCCTTCCTCTtagagagcttttccaacccaagaaattctctgattctatgtgatggccttggcagtgctgggatagtggttggactcagtggtcTTAGAGTGCTTCCCAGCCCCAATGTTGGCACTCACTAAATCCTGAGTGTCTGTCTCAGAACAGCTTTCGCTGCCCCCACTCCCATTGAAGCACCGCCTGAACCATGCGGCTGCCCTGAGCTCCTTCCCGGTGGGACAGCTGGCACGCTTGCTGGCTTGCATTCCCTGAAAAGGGGAAGGCTTTCCCTagctaatatttttaataatcttgCTTCCTCTGGGTAGATAACGGGACGTGGACTCAGCTCTGGCTTGTCTCTGAGTACCACGAGCAAGGCTCCCTGTTTGACTACCTGAACCGGGGCACGGTGACGGTGGAGGGCATGGTCCGGCTGGCGCTGTCAGTGGCCAGTGGCCTGGCCCACCTCCACATGGAGATCGTTGGCACGCAAGGCAAGTGCTTCCCTCCCACTTTTACTTCAAGTATTTTGAAGAGCTTCAGTGTTCTCAAAAACATTTACGGGTGACGTGATATCGTGAAGTGTTTTCTAAACTGTTAACACCAGGGGGAACAGTGTGAGTGTGAGTGGTGCAGTATAGACAGGGAACAGGGACCTTACCTTCCCACTTCCATTGTCTGCAGGCCTTTAAATAGGTGCCTATGGAAGCAGCTCTGCTAAAGGGGAATGAGCACcaatgaaggaaaaatttcttcatggaaaggtttatccagccctggcacaggttgcccagggcagtgatggggTCACCATCCCTTAAGGGACTTAAAatctgtgtggatgtggcacgtcgggacatgggttagtggtggccttgtCAGTGCTGAGGAATGGTGGGACTTGGTGGTCTTAGAGGGTTTTTACCACCCAATCCATTCAGCGATTCTGtaattttccaaattaatttggAGGGTGAACTTccagtttctctttctgtgttttattcctGAAATACAGCTATTGAAACAAAAATGCCCTTAAAGCTTTCTTTTGAAGTTGACATCATTTAGCAGAGCTTCACTTGGTTCAAAATAGGCCTCAATATTTTTATATGGTATAGTAACAAAAGTGACTAAAACTGTTTTTACGTCCTTGCTCATGATATTAAAATCCAGGCTGTTGTTATCAAAATTGGAGGCGGTTTCTCTCACTGTGAACAGGGAAGCCAGCGATCGCGCACCGGGACCTGAAATCCAAGAACATCCTGGTGAAGAGGAACGAGACCTGCGCCATTGCCGACCTGGGCCTGGCGGTGAAGCACGACTCGGTGCTGAACACCATCGACATTCCCCAGAACCCCAGGGTGGGCACCAGGAGGTGggtgaggcagctgcagctgccggCCTGGCTCCGTGGGGATGGCtcctcacagccctgccctccacCAGTGATGTCCCCTCTGCTCTTGGCATCGGGCAGGGATGGCCGCAGCCCTGTGGGGTGGGTGGGGGAGGAGGTTGCAGACCCTGCTGTGGAATGGAGCTCTCTGCCCCACGTGGGGCATCACGTGTGGGTCACCTGGCCCCCAGTGCTGTGGGCCTGGGCAGGGCACGGCTGCCAGCACCACGAGGGGTCACGGGGCCCTGGCatgtggcagcacagctgtggccTTTTGTAGGAGCTGCCCCAGCAAACTGACCCTGTGTGCCCTAAAGGTACATGGCCCCCGAGATCCTGGACGATGCGATGAACATGAACATCTTTGAGTCCTTCAAGCGTGCAGACATTTACTCTCTGGGGCTGGTGTACTGGGAGATAGCCCGGAGGTGCTCCGTTGGAGGTGAGGTTTTGGCCTTTCATCCAATCCCAgcttggtttgggttggaagggccattaaagctcatctcgttccaccccctgccatgggcacctACACAGTAAATCTTCCCTAGGAATCACTGAGGAATACCAGTTGCCTTACTACAACCTTGTGCCTTCTGATCCTTCGATAGAAGACATGAGAAGGGTTGTCTGTGAACAGAAGCTCAGACCAAGTATTCCAAACCAGTGGCAAAGCTGTGAGGTAAAAGCAGTTTTCTAGTTTATTCTAGGTGTattttgtagggttttttcctagttttattttgttatttatattttcaagtttAAATTAAGACAGAATTTTGGAGTGAGAGATAGGGCACACAATGCTCAGCTTCTAGCTTCTCGTGAATTTAGAAGCTTCATATGTCTAGTTCTCCTTCAGATCAATACAGAGCAAACTCTTTGCACCAAGTGCTCAACTCTGTTCAAGGCAGGTCTTaactgatgctgctgctgttgtgtcaCTGTTTCAGAGAGCTGCCCTTTATCTCCCCGtcttaaaaccagaaagcagcGGGTGGTGGTTGTATCCCTGGCTATGGTTTGTCCTGCTGCAGGCGCTGTGGTTGCGTCCCTGTGGTGTATTCCGGGGTGCTGTGTTTGTCCTGCTGCACGCACAGTGGTTGTATCTTGGCTGTTTCTGCCCCGCTGCAGACACTGGTTGTATCCTGGGTGCTGTTTCTGTGCCCTGCAGGCGCTGCGGGTGCTGGGCCGGGTGATGCGGGAGTGCTGGCGTGCCAGCGGTGCCGCGCGTCTCACCGCGCTGCGCGTCAAGAAGACGATCTCGCAGCTCTGCGTGCACGAGGACTCCAAAGCCTGACAGACCTCCCTGTGGGACGAGAGGGGAAGGCATTCTACTGTTCATCTTTCCACATGTGatagtatttttgtttctggtcTACCTCAGACGATGTGGTTCCTTCCGTACTGCGGTGCCCGAGGCAGAGCACCGACCTCGAGTGCTGCGTTCGGCCGTGGGGCGAGGCAGCTTGGGACTCGTAGCTGGGGTTTGGTACAGCAAGTCCGTGacttgctttggttttgtgaGTAAATCGGACACCAGTGAATTGCAGGAAGGAGCTTAAAGCCTCATGACAGTGTAGAAATACCTTCTGCTGTTGTGCTTTTCCTCCTTGTCACACCCCAAGCGTCCTGGAAATGTCTGGTGTTGGTTAAAGCTTGTTTGTCAGGGAAACCTCATGTTCTGTTCTCAAACCAAGTAAAAGACCAAATTAACCCAGCTTTTTACCTGTTTTTTTTGCAGGAATGTGAAAAGGGGTTGTcagtaaatgcattttgaattaCTTTATTTATAATTACCTAAGTAATTAAAACTATGG includes:
- the ACVR1C gene encoding activin receptor type-1C isoform X1, giving the protein MLGTCAVGGVLAPASSCRPGPHSAAAGRPSWHGVLEALLCQGLVPTAVPCLPGLQCVCQLCEHTNFTCHTEGACWASVMLTNGREEVVKSCVSLPELNAQVFCHSSKNITKTECCYTDFCNNITLRLPLAASEAPGRAGPRSAVLAVAVAVPVCAVLLAAVLAACSARGWRCCARRGAKPPNVEEPLSEGNLVSSGKTLRDLIYDMTTSGSGSGLPLLVQRTIARTIVLQEIVGKGRFGEVWRGKWCGEDVAVKIFSSRDERSWFREAEIYQTVMLRHENILGFIAADNKDNGTWTQLWLVSEYHEQGSLFDYLNRGTVTVEGMVRLALSVASGLAHLHMEIVGTQGKPAIAHRDLKSKNILVKRNETCAIADLGLAVKHDSVLNTIDIPQNPRVGTRRYMAPEILDDAMNMNIFESFKRADIYSLGLVYWEIARRCSVGGITEEYQLPYYNLVPSDPSIEDMRRVVCEQKLRPSIPNQWQSCEALRVLGRVMRECWRASGAARLTALRVKKTISQLCVHEDSKA
- the ACVR1C gene encoding activin receptor type-1C isoform X2, with the protein product MLGTCAVGGVLAPASSCRPGPHSAAAGRPSWHGVLEALLCQGLVPTAVPCLPGLQCVCQLCEHTNFTCHTEGACWASVMLTNGREEVVKSCVSLPELNAQVFCHSSKNITKTECCYTDFCNNITLRLPLASEAPGRAGPRSAVLAVAVAVPVCAVLLAAVLAACSARGWRCCARRGAKPPNVEEPLSEGNLVSSGKTLRDLIYDMTTSGSGSGLPLLVQRTIARTIVLQEIVGKGRFGEVWRGKWCGEDVAVKIFSSRDERSWFREAEIYQTVMLRHENILGFIAADNKDNGTWTQLWLVSEYHEQGSLFDYLNRGTVTVEGMVRLALSVASGLAHLHMEIVGTQGKPAIAHRDLKSKNILVKRNETCAIADLGLAVKHDSVLNTIDIPQNPRVGTRRYMAPEILDDAMNMNIFESFKRADIYSLGLVYWEIARRCSVGGITEEYQLPYYNLVPSDPSIEDMRRVVCEQKLRPSIPNQWQSCEALRVLGRVMRECWRASGAARLTALRVKKTISQLCVHEDSKA
- the ACVR1C gene encoding activin receptor type-1C isoform X3, whose protein sequence is MRDAPGPALRAALPLLGAAVSLCAGLQCVCQLCEHTNFTCHTEGACWASVMLTNGREEVVKSCVSLPELNAQVFCHSSKNITKTECCYTDFCNNITLRLPLAASEAPGRAGPRSAVLAVAVAVPVCAVLLAAVLAACSARGWRCCARRGAKPPNVEEPLSEGNLVSSGKTLRDLIYDMTTSGSGSGLPLLVQRTIARTIVLQEIVGKGRFGEVWRGKWCGEDVAVKIFSSRDERSWFREAEIYQTVMLRHENILGFIAADNKDNGTWTQLWLVSEYHEQGSLFDYLNRGTVTVEGMVRLALSVASGLAHLHMEIVGTQGKPAIAHRDLKSKNILVKRNETCAIADLGLAVKHDSVLNTIDIPQNPRVGTRRYMAPEILDDAMNMNIFESFKRADIYSLGLVYWEIARRCSVGGITEEYQLPYYNLVPSDPSIEDMRRVVCEQKLRPSIPNQWQSCEALRVLGRVMRECWRASGAARLTALRVKKTISQLCVHEDSKA
- the ACVR1C gene encoding activin receptor type-1C isoform X4 — encoded protein: MRDAPGPALRAALPLLGAAVSLCAGLQCVCQLCEHTNFTCHTEGACWASVMLTNGREEVVKSCVSLPELNAQVFCHSSKNITKTECCYTDFCNNITLRLPLASEAPGRAGPRSAVLAVAVAVPVCAVLLAAVLAACSARGWRCCARRGAKPPNVEEPLSEGNLVSSGKTLRDLIYDMTTSGSGSGLPLLVQRTIARTIVLQEIVGKGRFGEVWRGKWCGEDVAVKIFSSRDERSWFREAEIYQTVMLRHENILGFIAADNKDNGTWTQLWLVSEYHEQGSLFDYLNRGTVTVEGMVRLALSVASGLAHLHMEIVGTQGKPAIAHRDLKSKNILVKRNETCAIADLGLAVKHDSVLNTIDIPQNPRVGTRRYMAPEILDDAMNMNIFESFKRADIYSLGLVYWEIARRCSVGGITEEYQLPYYNLVPSDPSIEDMRRVVCEQKLRPSIPNQWQSCEALRVLGRVMRECWRASGAARLTALRVKKTISQLCVHEDSKA